The genomic DNA AGCCTTGATGACGCAAAAAATACAAAATGCAATTATTAAAAAATCAACCATTGTTTGTATAAATGAGCCATAGTTTATCGTAACAGCAGGTGCACTATCAACTGCTTCTTTTAGTGTAAGCTTAAGATCAGTGAAATTTACACCGCCAGTTAAAACGCCAACAACAGGCATGATAACATCACCAACTAGTGATGAAACGATCTTTCCAAACGCACCACCTATAACAACACCAACTGCCATATCTATGACATTTCCACGCATCGCAAATTCTTTAAATTCGCTTATAAAACTCATTGTTTTTCCTAAAAATGTTAAATTTTTGTTCGGATTTTATTCAAGAAATGCTTTGCTTCGGCTAAAAAAATCAAATTACATAACTTTAAATTTATCAAGCTGGTGTTATAATCCAAACTCAAAATTTAACGTAAGGAATGAGCTTATGTATCGTTTTGCACCCTCTCCAACAGGAGATATGCACATAGGAAATTTACGTGCCGCTATTTTTAATTATATTTGTTCTTTGCAAGATAAAAGTGGCTTTATTTTACGCATAGAAGATACCGACAAAGAGCGAAATATTGAGGGAAAAGAG from Campylobacter concisus includes the following:
- the mscL gene encoding large-conductance mechanosensitive channel protein MscL, whose protein sequence is MSFISEFKEFAMRGNVIDMAVGVVIGGAFGKIVSSLVGDVIMPVVGVLTGGVNFTDLKLTLKEAVDSAPAVTINYGSFIQTMVDFLIIAFCIFCVIKALNTLKNKLPKEEEAAPAEPETPADIALLTEIRDLLKK